The DNA region TAGTTCCGCAGAAAATTCTTCTTGCAGACGCTGTAGGGTAGCCAAATCCTCTTTTGTTACTAAGTCAGCAGTAGCAGTAGCAATCAGTTCATTAACTCTATCTAAACAAGCATTCAAACCAGCAGCAAATTCATAACGAGTTAAAGCACGATTACCTCGGTAAGTGGCATTGGGATAACCAGCAATACAACCGTAACGTTCAACTAGTGATTGTAAAGCTTGGAATGCCCAATCTGTTGGTTGTACGTCAGAAAACTGCGAAACGGATGTGACTTGGCCAATCTCACCACTGTATTGTTGAATTTGGCTTAAAGAAGAATCTTTTGGAAGAGAGTTTGCTTCTTGTTTAACTTCAGTCGGAACAGGAATTTCAGCAGCTATTGTTGCTCCTGAAAAAACTAAGTTGGCTAATAAAACTCCAGGACTAATTAGTAGGCATTTCCAAAATAACTTAGACATGACTGTTTGCTCTTCACACCAAAAAGTAATAAGTAATGATAGGGCATACCCCTATAACTAGATTCTCAGAGGAAGATGAAATTAAGATGAAATTTCAAATTTTGAATAAAACAAACTTAGCAAGTATATTGAGCATTGTATTAGATAGTTGTCAAGTCAATTTTTCAGAAAAATCAAAGCATAGTATGATGAAATTAGGATGAAATTACAACTTACTTAATCAAATAAATTTAACGAGTAAAAACCACTTGAGAAACAAGTTTCCCAGTTCAATCTAAACAAACATCAAAACACTAAATTATACACAGTGGCTAACTCTAGTGGACTCAGCCACTGGGGATTAAAAAAATCGCGTATTGGAGCAACGTAGATCGGCATTAGCTTTAAAAATGTGGTTGGAGAGGTAACAGCAAGTACATGGGAATTAGATAAAGGATTGAACTGTAAAGCTAATTGTGTATTGAAGCGAATGCCAGCGCATGAACGGCGGCGATGTTGTTCATTTACCGCTATTAAAGAAAAACAGACCCAAACTAGGAGCCTGCTCATAGTTATCTCCTCTAGCAAGACATGCCGAGAGAATAAATTTACAGGCTCACATACTATCTATTTAGATAGAATGGTGGTTTGCGGCGAAATTTCCTCATAGCATCGTTGCAAGGCTTGGAGTCTTGCTGAAGTTGCTCCGCCAGTAGGTTCTGCTGGTAGGATATTTGCACAGGCTCCTGTTTTACTGGATTGTTGTACTGTGCCTTGCGGAAGCCCTTTATAGCATTTTTGTAAAGCTTGTAGTCTTGCTAAACTAGCTCCACCAGTGGGTCTTGCTGGGGGAATGTTTTCACAAACTCCTGTTTTTGAGGTATCTGCATTTCCATAAGCAGCAGAACCCAACGATACGTGAAGTAAAGCTATTCCCAAGGGAATTGCCAAAATAGATGCAGTTCGGATGACAGGTATCTTCATAGCTAAAATCCTCAAACAATAAGCAATTTATGCTACTAATGGATGAAATAATCTTAGGAAGCCAAGTTTGAGTACCTAACGACCGTAAGTTTGAATTCGAGCTGTACCAAGAGGAATTTGTGCTGTTAGATTAGGCATTTTGCCGTACACTCGGTACAACCAAACGTGGTTACGAAATGATGTATTAACACCTTGCACCTTAACTAAGAGCGTTGTCTGCGGTTCCACAGATTGGGAGAAAATCACTGTAGCTGTTTGGTTATTTACAGAAACTTGAGCATCAATTTTCTTACCAGATTGATTTTGAATCTCAATTCCCTTGTTAATGCTTACACCATCGGGTAAATCAATAGCCAGTTCTGATAGAGATTGTCCCTGAACATGAACCTGAAACTCATGCGTTGCACCTGAAAACCCAACAGTGCTAGGAAATGCTACGCCATTACCAATATAGGAGACTTTGAAATTGTCCTTGTTTTCGCTTCCCCAAGCAGATGGAAATGAAGAAGTTACTATTAGAAAAAATGCTGCACCCGCATAAATTGACTTTTTCATAACTAACTCCGGCAAGATTATGTAGGGTAAGGAAGATCCACCATCCCACCCTATAGCTACCGATTAATTTAGTTAACAGCCACAGCTAAAATTAACAGCAGTTATTCAGCCTAGCCACCGTAAGTCTGAATCCGGGCTAAACCAAGTGGAATTTCTTCTTTCATATCAACCTTTTTGACAGATACTGGATAATGCCAAGTTTCCTCATAACCTGGAGTATTAACTCCTTTCATACGAATTGATATGCTTGTACCAGGGGCTACTGGTTCCGAAAAAGCTACTGTAGCTTTTCTGTTGTTAATGGAAACCGTTGTCGGAATTTTTTGACCTAATTTATTTTGGACTTCAATTCCTTTATCAATACTTACCCCCTCTGGTAAATCAATCGCCAATTCTGAAAGAGCTTTACCTTGGACATGAACATCAAACTTATGAGTAGCATCTATGGTACGGGCATCATTAGGAACAGCAGCACTATTTCCGAGATGGGAAAATTTAGCATCGTTTGGATTTTTCGCCCAAGCAGTAGGAACTGAAGATGCAATAACTAAGGTAAAAGCAAATGTGTAAATCAGCTTTTTCATCAATATTCTCCTTGTTTTGTTAATCGGTTAATTACCTCTATATCTATAATTGTGAAAGGTATTGATGAAATAGAGATGAAATATTTTTATGTTAAGTAAAATTTAAAATATAGTTATTAGATGCAACAATTAAAATTATTAATGATTAATAATATTTAAAAAAATGGGGTTAAAAAATCACAAAAGCTCCTGAAATTTAACTTAGAGATAAGTTAAATTTCAGGAGCTTTATTGATTGAATAGCGCTAAGTTTAAGGATTTATACGAAATCTAGCTACACCTATAGGTATTTCTGCATTAGTGCCAACAAGATTAGCAGATAGATGGTAGACGGGGCCATTACCAAGAAATGGTTGTTTGACATTCTTGATATCAATCTTTAGCTTAGTATTAGGAACAATTGGTTCAGCAAAAGCTAGTAATATAGTTTTGCCATTTACAGAAACATTAGTGTTAATTTTTCTGCCATTATCTTCGTTTATAACAACATCATTAGTATTATCACTCCACCTGATAGTATTTGGAACTTCAATTTTTAACTGCGAAACACTCTTGCTATTTTTGGGAACGTGTACTCGCAAAGTATGTCTAACACGCGACCAGCGAGTCTGAGGAAATTGAGAGTTACCATCAATATGAGGAACATTACCATCTTCTTCATTAGCACTTGCATAGTTGGCAGGAATTAAAAGTGCAGCAGCTAAAGTAGATATAGCAACATAAACTAACACTTTCTTCATGTTTACTCCTCACTTAATCATTAATGTCAGCAAATCAAAATGAACCTGTGATAAATCAATACGTAACAATCTGGTAAAACTAAATTTAACTACTTTCTACGTTTCTTACTTTTCACAATGTGAAAAAAAGATTAGGTGTAAAGGTTTTAAGTTTTTACACTTTTACACCTCGGAATACCAACATTTTCAAAAATTTCCATGAAAAGTCAGTCTACGCTTACACGTTAATTAAAGGAAGTTAGAAATATTACCGTTGACTTGTTTACCGTTTGAAGTTCAAAAGGTATACTACCTTTATTGATCAGTTTGACAGGTCGGAATGAAATCAAGATGAAATTTTTGATGAATTTCAAAACTTAAGGATTAAAATGTAGGGAATTGAGCTACACCAACGGGAATCTCTACCTCACTACCAACAACCTTAGCTGAAAAGCGGTATACAGAAGCTGGGCCTGTCACTGGTTGTTGAACTTGATTAAAATTAACTAAGAGTTTAGTGTTAGAAATAACCTTTTCAGGGAAATCTATAATAATCTGTTTGCCATTGACGGAAATATTAGTATTAATTTTCTGACCATTCGCATCGAAGACATCAATGTTATTACTCACTGCTACAGTAGATGGAGTTTCAATAATAAGTTGGGAAAGAGGGTTGTTATTTTGAGGGATGTTTAACCGAAAAGTATGTTTGACAAGCCGCCAACTATTAGCAGGATATTGCAAATCATTATCAATATTAGTCTCCTTAGCACTTGCATGACTAAGGGAAATGAAAGCTGTAGTGGCAAGAGCAAACACTGTACTTGTGTAAATCAATGTTTTCTTCATCTGGAATTTATAAGTAATTTTTATGTAAAATAAGCTACATATTTTTGCTTATTGAACGAACCTTTACATTATGAGTTTGACAGGTCACGATGAAATCAAGATGAAATTTTGGCTGGTTTGGGAAAATTATTCATTCATGCTATGGTAGGTAGCCACGGCTGAAGGAAAACTGCGGTTGACGTAGCGAAAAATCCAATATTTGAAAATTGTATCCATGACAACTGGGACAATAGCAATGAATAGTGAAATCAGACTTTTGTTTTCTGGAAGACCAAAATGCTTTGAGGTGTTTTCTAAAATTATTTCCCAACCATAGGTAGAGTGATAGCCGACAAAGATATCAGTAGCAAGAATAATGAAAAAAGCTTTCGCGGAATCGCTTAAGCCATACATTAAGTCGGCACTAAAAAATTGAATAGTGGTAAGCTGCTGCTTACCAAATACACATAATATAATAAATGACAATAATGAAAGTATATCAGCAAAGATATTAGCAACTGCATCAATACTTTCAGTTTTATATTTTTGGGATAACGCAATAGCCTGAACTTTGACCTTCTGTTCTACAATATTTGAAGAAAGTTCTGGAGCTTTTCCTAGCAGTGCTTCAAATTGAATTTTTCGCTCAAATCTTTTCAATTCACTTAAGGCTCTTTCTTCCTGAGAAGAATTTAAGAAAATTTCTGATGCTTCTTGGCTCCAGTATTTATAAATCAAAGGTTGAATTACAAATGTTTTAAACAGATTATTCACTAATAATGGAACAATAAATAGAATTAACAAATAACGGAGAGAACTAATTGTTCTCTGACGAGAAGCGCGAAACTCTTCAACAACCTTATGCTCTGCATTTGGCTCTAGTGCTTGTTTTAGCTTTTCCAGAGTTTGTATTATCGACCGAGGAACAAAGCTAGCTTTTTGATATTTTGGATTAGGTTTCATTCTCATTTGTTCGATAAAGTCAGGCTAGTAGTATTACCGTTGTGGCTGAACTAAAAAGCCTGAAAATAGTGTGGAGCAAAGCCAAGGAATAAGCTCCTAAAATTTACTATATATAATCAAGATGAAATTAGGATGAAATAAATCATCGAAAACTAAATATTCAATAATAAAAAATCAAACTTTTGGTCATAACTAGTTACTGTATGACCAAAAGTCTGATTAAGCTTTAAAAATAAGGAGCATGAAACTAAAATCTAGTATAGACAATTTAATTACATTGATATGCAATAGATTCAAATTTTCGGCTCTCCTAGAGTGGTTATGATAAAATACTATAAATAAAATAGATAACTGCCCATATTTTTATCATAAAAAACATCTCAAAGCGAGTCTGGGGTAGATATACAAAAATAATTAGAACTAGAAAATATAAAAAAGGTTGAAATAAAATTAGTAATTTAATAAATATGCCATCTAATCCCTTACTGCACTTTATTACTAAAGTTATTAATCTTGAAGATATCAAGGTTATTAATTATGACTTTATCACTGAGGATGAAATAGTTATAGAAGTCGAAAATAAGCTAAAAGTTGGTCAATGTCCACAGTGTGGACATACAACTGATAAAATCCATCAAAATCATTGGTATACAGTTAGAGATATACCTCTGAGTGATTATCAAGTATTGTTAAAGGTAAATCGTCGGCAATTGAGATGCACAAAATGTCGCAAAGTCTTCAGTGAGTCACTAGATTTTATAAAAACTAGAAGAACCTATACAAAAAGACTAGCGATGAAAGTAATTAAGGAAGTATTAGAAACGAATGTAGAGAGTGCAGCCATCAGAAATAGAATGACAGCATCGGAGGTAGAAACCTTATTAAAAGAACAAGAAGCTGATTTACTCAAAGAAAAACCTCTTCAGCTAAAAAAGTTAGGTATAGATGAAATAACCCAGCTAAAAGGAGGAAAAAACTATGCGGCTGTATTAGTAGATTTAGAAACAAGAAAACCAATAACGTTGTTGGAGAAAAGAAATAAAACCGTCATAGCAGAATACTTGTCAAGCCTGGGTTCGGAGGTATTAAATCAAATAGAAGAAGTCAGTATAGACTTATGGATACCCTATAAAAGTTTAATCCAAGAAATGCTACCAAATGCTCAAGTAGTAGCCGATAGATTCCATGTAATGAAACAAATAAATCAGGAGTTAGATGAAAGAAGAAAGCAGGAAAAACGGGCAGCAGTCAAAATTAAAAATCGGCAAGAGAGAGAGGAGAAATTAGCAGGGTTAACTCACAGTAAATACCCTTTATTAAAGAAAAAAGAAAGCCTCAATGATGAGGAAAAAGTCAAGATAAATTCCCTGCAAAAACTCGCTCCAGAATTAGGAGAAATGTATCGAAATAAAGAAGCAATTAGAGATATATTTGAAAGTCACATAACCAGTGATGAAGCATTATATAAATTCCTGGAATGGACAGAAAAGGCTTATAAATTTTTCCCAAAAAGTTGTCGAACCATTAGTAGATGGATAGATGAGATTCTCGCTTATTTTGATCACAGAACTACTCAAGGTATTGTTGAGGGGATTAATCAGAAAATTAAGCTCATTAAAAGAAGGGCTTATGGCTTAACTAACTTTAATAATTTTAGAAGAAGGATTTTACTCAATTGGTATTTCTGTTGTTAATTTAACATATCTAGTCTGGGAGAGCCAAATTTTCTTCTATTAAGTAGATTGCTTGGCTTAAGTTTTACTACAAAATTATGAAATTGACATGAAATTTTTAGAGGATTTGAGATAAAAAACTTACTCCTGTAGACAGAAGTTAATGCTGGGATAAATTCCTAAATTTAAATCTTATAACGGGAGAGCAAGTCAGGTTAAGCTATAAGATTGAATTTTCCATAAAAACCTGGATAGAGTCAAAATATTTGGGAGTTTTAATAATTAGTGAAACTTTTTTATTGATAAATATGCATTATTATTTTTTTCCAAATTCAGGAATAATTATCATTTTCCATGAGGAGATATAACTACTAAATTTGCTTGACTCAAAGTTAAAACTTTGATATAAACTAAAGGTTCAATTATTGATAATAGGGCACTTTATCTGCTTTAAACCACCCCAATATACTCAGAGGGTTGGGGTCAGTTATGGCGAGGAACAGGACTCTATGCTGAATTTGAGAAATGTATTACCAAGTTTGCCAGATAAGTAGATTATCCGAAAAAAACAGTCAATTTTAATAAGTTATCTGTGTGCCGCAAAGATTATCAAGGCGTAAACGTTTAAAGAAATTGCTAGCTTTGGTATTCAACCCTTGAGGTTGGATTCCTACGCGTAAATGATGGAGTTAGACATCCATCCAAAAAGGTTGGCAATTTTCCAAACGATTGTAACTCGTCTGTGTGGGTGGCACAGCCCTTTAAAGGCATTTCAGTTGGTTGGCTGTTTTTTTATGTCCACGTACCTACAACTAAAAAAATGGCAATCAGAGACATCTTTGACAAACGATTCATCACCGACGACCTATTGGCATCTATAGTTGTATTTCTTGTCGCACTGCCTCTGTGCATGGGGATTGCGATCGCTTCGGGAGTGCCTCCAGCTCGTGGCTTAGTGACAGGAATGGTAGGCGGAATTATTGTTGGCGCGATCGCAGGTTCCCCACTACAAGTCAGCGGCCTGGCTGCTGGACTGGCTGTCATTGTCGCAGAACTGATCCGCGATTACGGCATTGAAATGCTCGGGCCTATTCTTCTGCTGGCAGGATTAATCCAATTGCTGGCGGGAGTATTCAAGCTGGGTCAGGTGTTCCGCGCCATATCTCCGGCAGTGATCTATGCAATGCTTGCAGGTATAGGCGTACTGATCTTCGCTTCTCAATTCCACGTAATGGTCGATGACTTGCCACGCGCGAGCGGAATTGAGAACCTAATTTCTATTCCCAACGCCATCTACAAGGGTATCTTTTTCAGCGACGCCAACAATCATCAAATTGCTGGAACCAGCCATCAAATTGCTGCGCTTATAGGTCTGGTTAGCATCTTCACCCTCGTAGTTTGGGATAAGTTTAAGCCTCGAAGATTGAACTTGCTACCTGGTGTTCTGATTGCTGTGGTGGTAGCAACTGCGATCGCCGCCATCATGAAGCTGCCAATTAAATACATCGATGTGCCTGCTAATCTTGCTTCTGCAATTCAATTGCCAACGCCTGGTTCCTTAATGCGCCTGCTTCAGGCACCACTGCTTATGGAAGCAATAGCGATCGCCTTAATCGCCAGTGCAGAAAGCCTACTCTCAGCCGCCGCAGTAGACCGACTGCACCAGGGACAAAAAACGGATTTTGATCGCGAACTGGCCGCGCAAGGTTTTGGTAACATGATTTGTGGAGTGCTGGGGGCGCTACCAATGACAGGGGTGATTGTCCGCAGTTCCGTTAACGTGGAAGCAGGGGGTAAAACGAGACTTGCCACGATGTTTCACGGCGTGTGGCTACTGGCTCTGGTGATTGCTGCACCGGATGTTCTAAAGCTAATTCCTACTTCCAGTCTGGCAGCGATTCTAGTTTACACGGGCTACAAGCTGGTGGAAGTAGAGAAAATCCGCAAGCTAAAGCAGTACGGGCGCTTTCCTCTGGCGATTTACTTTGCCACCTTAATCGGTATTGTCGTTACCGATTTGCTTACTGGCGTGCTAATCGGCATTGTACTGTCAGCGGTCAAGCTGATCTACAAAGTATCTCATCTGAAAATTCACTTTGAAAAAGATGAAAAAAATCAACGGATTGATATGTACTTAGAAGGGGCGGCAACATTTATTCGGTTGCCAATGCTTGCAAAAGCCCTAGAACAGGTTCCACCAAGAACTGCACTGCATCTGCACCTAGAAAAGCTATCTTACATTGACCACTCTTGCCTCGACTTGTTCTCAATGTGGGAGAAGCAACAGAAGCAGACGGGAAGCACCCTCGTTGTGCAGTGGGATGGTTTGGTGGAGCGCTACCGCCAACCGTTTGTCATTGGGCGATCGCAAAGAGCGACGTAGAAATCTTCGCTGTCTGCTTATTCCGGAGAGTGGTGCTAGACAGCATCAGATTCCAAGCATGGTTAAGATTGGGACATAGTATAATCTAGAAAATGCGGTTAGGAATAGATTGTTCAATATTGCTGTTCGATATCTAAAGCGTATTTATTGTTTTCTTCAAAGACTTAATCAAGACATCTCAACATGAGTTTGACTGAAAAACTCCAATCTGTATTTGTCATCATTGCTATCTTAATTGGGCTGATACTGGGACAAATCAAATGGGTTGAGGAAAATGCTGTATCTTTGATTGTTCCATCCTTGATGACCATGCTTTATGGGGTGTTTCTAAATATTCCACTTAATCGTTTAGGTCAGGCATTTCAAAACTACAAAATGACCGGACTTATTTTGGGGATGAACTTCCTTTGGACACCTGTTTTTGTTTGGGGATTGGGAGCTATTTTCCTACGGGACTCTCCCGATCTTTGGGTTGGGCTAATTATGCTGATGGTCACACCTTGTACTGACTGGTATCTCATTTTTACAGGGATTGCCAAAGGAAATGTTGCTTTAGCTACAACCTTACTTCCTTGGAACATGATTTTGCAAGTGGTTCTCCTGCCCCTCTATCTGTTAGTTTTTGTTGGAAAAATGGTACAGAAGATTGATACAGCAATTTTTCTCGAAAGCATTGTGCTGGTTTTAGCTGTTCCTATGCTTTTAGCGTTTATCGCTAAGTGGCTAATACCAAAGGTAAACGGGTTTTGGCGTGAAATTCCACTGAAAATAGCAGCAGGGCAAACGCTATTTCTGTGTTTGGCAATTACAGCGGTATTTGCCTCGCAGGGGCAAACCCTAATTCAGCGTCCAGATGTGCTGCTAAAAATGTTACCACCTATCCTTATTTTCTATGGAATTACCTTTTTGCTGACTCAAGTGATTGCACGGCTCGGCAACTTTAGTTATGAGGACTTTGCTTGCTTCAGTTGCACAACACTTGCACGTAATTCACCCCTTGCATTGGCGATCGCTACATCTGTTTTTCCTGAGCGTCCTTTGATTATCCTTGTTTTGGCTATTGAACCACTTATCGAACTGCCTGTCATGGTGCTAGTCTCCCAGTTGTTGCTCTTTCTGCGTCGTAAAGGGCAGTATTCTCAGATGGAGAGATAGCTAAATTGGCGTTATAATCTCCCTACCTGACCCAGTTATGATTTTGTTCAGCCCACATCGTTCGTAAAAGATTGACAGTTAGAGTGTTGCATAAAAAGAGGAATTAGCGTCCATGACGTTATAGTTTGCAGTTCCTTGCACCAACAGTTGCAACACATTCATCGAGATTAGAACAGTTGCAGTTCACCATAACTAGTAGATGTAGCTAAGAGTGTAGAAGAGTGTACCCGTTACTAAATACCCAACAATTGAATTAAACTAGGTTATCAGGAGCAAAAGGACATTGGTAACTCGGATCGCCTATTTCCACCTGAATGGTTGGGTGTTCAATGCTGAAATTGTCGTGAAGCTCACGGACTACCCGTGCTAAAAAAGTATCACCGGGATAACCTGCTGGGATGACAAGGTGAACAGTGAGTGCTGTTTCTGTGGTACTCATTGCCCAAATATGCAAGTCGTGAACTTGAGCCACGCCAGGGAGTTCGGTTAAATAAGTACGGACAGCCAAAGGTTCTATTCCTGCTGGTACAGCATCTGTAATCAAATTCAAGGATTCCTGTAAAAGTCCCCAAGTGCCAGCTACAATCACCACAGTAACAATCAAACTCACCGCTGGATCAAACCACAGCCAACCTGTAGCAATAATTGCAATACCAGCTAGTACAACCCCTACAGATACCGCAGCATCTGCAACTAGATGCAAAAATGCGCCTCTGATGTTCAAGTCACTTTTACGCCCCGACAAGAACATTAAAGCACTTACTGTATTAATGAAAACTCCTATAGCTGCTACTGTAATTACTATTCCTCCTGCTACCGGAGCAGGTTCACGAAACCGTTGAATTGCTTCCCAGCCAATACCGCCAGAAACAACTAGGAGAAAAGCAGCGTTTAAAAGCGCAGCCAAAATTGAAGAACGACGCAGCCCGTAGGTGCGACGTGATGTCGGGCGACGACGGACGAGGATGCTTGCGCCCCAAGCAAGTAGTAAACCCAGAACATCACTCAAATTGTGACCCGCATCAGCAAGCAAGGCAAGGGAGTTAGCAACAATGCCATAGGTTGCCTCAATGACGACAAATCCTGTGTTGAGGGCAACACTGATAACAAAGGCACGGTTGTAATTACTGCCACCGTG from Nostoc sp. GT001 includes:
- a CDS encoding DUF2808 domain-containing protein — protein: MKKLIYTFAFTLVIASSVPTAWAKNPNDAKFSHLGNSAAVPNDARTIDATHKFDVHVQGKALSELAIDLPEGVSIDKGIEVQNKLGQKIPTTVSINNRKATVAFSEPVAPGTSISIRMKGVNTPGYEETWHYPVSVKKVDMKEEIPLGLARIQTYGG
- a CDS encoding DUF2808 domain-containing protein is translated as MKKVLVYVAISTLAAALLIPANYASANEEDGNVPHIDGNSQFPQTRWSRVRHTLRVHVPKNSKSVSQLKIEVPNTIRWSDNTNDVVINEDNGRKINTNVSVNGKTILLAFAEPIVPNTKLKIDIKNVKQPFLGNGPVYHLSANLVGTNAEIPIGVARFRINP
- a CDS encoding DUF2808 domain-containing protein → MKKTLIYTSTVFALATTAFISLSHASAKETNIDNDLQYPANSWRLVKHTFRLNIPQNNNPLSQLIIETPSTVAVSNNIDVFDANGQKINTNISVNGKQIIIDFPEKVISNTKLLVNFNQVQQPVTGPASVYRFSAKVVGSEVEIPVGVAQFPTF
- a CDS encoding CemA family protein codes for the protein MKPNPKYQKASFVPRSIIQTLEKLKQALEPNAEHKVVEEFRASRQRTISSLRYLLILFIVPLLVNNLFKTFVIQPLIYKYWSQEASEIFLNSSQEERALSELKRFERKIQFEALLGKAPELSSNIVEQKVKVQAIALSQKYKTESIDAVANIFADILSLLSFIILCVFGKQQLTTIQFFSADLMYGLSDSAKAFFIILATDIFVGYHSTYGWEIILENTSKHFGLPENKSLISLFIAIVPVVMDTIFKYWIFRYVNRSFPSAVATYHSMNE
- a CDS encoding ISL3 family transposase, encoding MPSNPLLHFITKVINLEDIKVINYDFITEDEIVIEVENKLKVGQCPQCGHTTDKIHQNHWYTVRDIPLSDYQVLLKVNRRQLRCTKCRKVFSESLDFIKTRRTYTKRLAMKVIKEVLETNVESAAIRNRMTASEVETLLKEQEADLLKEKPLQLKKLGIDEITQLKGGKNYAAVLVDLETRKPITLLEKRNKTVIAEYLSSLGSEVLNQIEEVSIDLWIPYKSLIQEMLPNAQVVADRFHVMKQINQELDERRKQEKRAAVKIKNRQEREEKLAGLTHSKYPLLKKKESLNDEEKVKINSLQKLAPELGEMYRNKEAIRDIFESHITSDEALYKFLEWTEKAYKFFPKSCRTISRWIDEILAYFDHRTTQGIVEGINQKIKLIKRRAYGLTNFNNFRRRILLNWYFCC
- a CDS encoding SulP family inorganic anion transporter produces the protein MAQPFKGISVGWLFFYVHVPTTKKMAIRDIFDKRFITDDLLASIVVFLVALPLCMGIAIASGVPPARGLVTGMVGGIIVGAIAGSPLQVSGLAAGLAVIVAELIRDYGIEMLGPILLLAGLIQLLAGVFKLGQVFRAISPAVIYAMLAGIGVLIFASQFHVMVDDLPRASGIENLISIPNAIYKGIFFSDANNHQIAGTSHQIAALIGLVSIFTLVVWDKFKPRRLNLLPGVLIAVVVATAIAAIMKLPIKYIDVPANLASAIQLPTPGSLMRLLQAPLLMEAIAIALIASAESLLSAAAVDRLHQGQKTDFDRELAAQGFGNMICGVLGALPMTGVIVRSSVNVEAGGKTRLATMFHGVWLLALVIAAPDVLKLIPTSSLAAILVYTGYKLVEVEKIRKLKQYGRFPLAIYFATLIGIVVTDLLTGVLIGIVLSAVKLIYKVSHLKIHFEKDEKNQRIDMYLEGAATFIRLPMLAKALEQVPPRTALHLHLEKLSYIDHSCLDLFSMWEKQQKQTGSTLVVQWDGLVERYRQPFVIGRSQRAT
- a CDS encoding bile acid:sodium symporter gives rise to the protein MSLTEKLQSVFVIIAILIGLILGQIKWVEENAVSLIVPSLMTMLYGVFLNIPLNRLGQAFQNYKMTGLILGMNFLWTPVFVWGLGAIFLRDSPDLWVGLIMLMVTPCTDWYLIFTGIAKGNVALATTLLPWNMILQVVLLPLYLLVFVGKMVQKIDTAIFLESIVLVLAVPMLLAFIAKWLIPKVNGFWREIPLKIAAGQTLFLCLAITAVFASQGQTLIQRPDVLLKMLPPILIFYGITFLLTQVIARLGNFSYEDFACFSCTTLARNSPLALAIATSVFPERPLIILVLAIEPLIELPVMVLVSQLLLFLRRKGQYSQMER
- a CDS encoding cation diffusion facilitator family transporter; this translates as MSHNHSHGHDHGGSNYNRAFVISVALNTGFVVIEATYGIVANSLALLADAGHNLSDVLGLLLAWGASILVRRRPTSRRTYGLRRSSILAALLNAAFLLVVSGGIGWEAIQRFREPAPVAGGIVITVAAIGVFINTVSALMFLSGRKSDLNIRGAFLHLVADAAVSVGVVLAGIAIIATGWLWFDPAVSLIVTVVIVAGTWGLLQESLNLITDAVPAGIEPLAVRTYLTELPGVAQVHDLHIWAMSTTETALTVHLVIPAGYPGDTFLARVVRELHDNFSIEHPTIQVEIGDPSYQCPFAPDNLV